A genomic window from Micromonospora ferruginea includes:
- a CDS encoding lysophospholipid acyltransferase family protein produces the protein MAPRRLGFWQRFAVVLVKPVLTVWTRRTWRGMEHLRRDGGIIIVPNHISHADPLVSAHFIYDAGRWPQFLGKASVFRVPVIGWILHRCKQIPVERGSVEAVKSLDKLIGALDGGGAVVIYPEGTTTREPELWPMKGKTGAARLALATGAPVIPVAMIGPERMFDPRTARIGLRPRTPVTVVAGPPVDLGRWAGATPTRAILEEMTDTIMLRIRDLVAEIRGGTPPPLWQRPARTGTPEVTE, from the coding sequence GTGGCACCGCGGAGGCTGGGATTCTGGCAACGGTTCGCCGTGGTGCTGGTGAAGCCGGTGTTGACCGTCTGGACCCGGCGCACCTGGCGGGGCATGGAGCACCTGCGGCGCGACGGCGGGATCATCATCGTGCCCAACCACATCTCGCACGCGGACCCGCTGGTCTCCGCGCACTTCATCTACGACGCCGGCCGCTGGCCGCAGTTCCTCGGCAAGGCCAGCGTGTTCCGGGTGCCGGTGATCGGCTGGATCCTGCACCGGTGCAAGCAGATCCCGGTCGAGCGGGGCAGCGTCGAAGCGGTCAAGTCGCTGGACAAGCTGATCGGCGCACTGGACGGGGGCGGCGCGGTGGTGATCTACCCGGAGGGCACCACCACCCGCGAGCCGGAGCTGTGGCCGATGAAGGGCAAGACCGGCGCGGCCCGGCTGGCGCTGGCCACCGGCGCCCCGGTGATCCCGGTCGCGATGATCGGCCCGGAGCGGATGTTCGACCCGCGGACCGCCCGGATCGGGCTGCGTCCGCGTACCCCGGTGACGGTGGTCGCCGGGCCGCCGGTCGACCTGGGCCGGTGGGCCGGCGCCACGCCGACCCGGGCGATCCTGGAGGAGATGACGGACACCATCATGCTGCGGATCCGGGACCTGGTCGCGGAGATCCGCGGCGGCACGCCACCGCCGCTCTGGCAGCGGCCGGCCCGCACCGGCACCCCGGAGGTCACCGAATGA
- a CDS encoding NAD(P)H-dependent glycerol-3-phosphate dehydrogenase — protein MSGHVAVLGAGSWGTAFAKILADAGRDVTVLARRRAVAEAIRDGRHNPEYLPDVRLPERVTATGDAAEAIEGAEVVVLSVPSQTLRGNLAEWTPYLAPDATLVSLMKGIELGTTKRMSQVIMETAGVPADRVVVVSGPNLAPEIAAEQPAATVVAGTDSRRTALVQASIRTPYFRPYTNDDVIGCELGGAVKNVIALSYGIATAMGFGDNTRAMLMTRGLAETARLGVALGADPITFAGLAGMGDLVASCSSPLARNRTFGEHLGRGETLEQAQAATRQTAEGVKSCLAIRDLARAHGVEMPITEQIERICHEGMDPRLAVDALMSRTAKPESYE, from the coding sequence ATGAGCGGGCACGTGGCGGTGCTGGGCGCGGGCTCGTGGGGCACCGCGTTCGCCAAGATCCTCGCCGACGCCGGCCGGGACGTGACCGTGCTGGCCCGCCGGCGTGCGGTGGCCGAGGCGATCCGCGACGGGCGGCACAACCCGGAGTACCTGCCGGACGTGCGCCTGCCCGAGCGGGTCACCGCCACCGGCGACGCCGCCGAGGCGATCGAGGGCGCCGAGGTGGTGGTGCTCTCGGTGCCGTCGCAGACGTTGCGCGGCAACCTCGCCGAGTGGACCCCGTACCTGGCCCCCGACGCCACGCTGGTGTCCCTGATGAAGGGCATCGAGCTGGGCACCACCAAGCGGATGAGCCAGGTGATCATGGAGACCGCCGGGGTGCCGGCCGACCGGGTGGTCGTCGTCTCCGGGCCCAACCTGGCCCCGGAGATCGCCGCCGAGCAGCCGGCCGCGACCGTGGTCGCCGGCACCGACAGCCGGCGTACCGCGCTGGTGCAGGCGTCGATCCGGACGCCCTACTTCCGCCCGTACACCAACGACGACGTGATCGGCTGCGAGCTGGGCGGGGCGGTCAAGAACGTGATCGCGTTGTCCTACGGCATCGCCACCGCGATGGGCTTCGGCGACAACACCCGGGCCATGCTGATGACCCGTGGCCTGGCCGAGACCGCCCGCCTGGGCGTGGCGCTCGGCGCCGACCCGATCACCTTCGCCGGGCTGGCCGGCATGGGCGACCTGGTCGCCTCGTGCTCCTCGCCGCTGGCCCGCAACCGCACCTTCGGCGAGCACCTGGGCCGGGGGGAGACGCTGGAGCAGGCCCAGGCGGCCACCCGGCAGACCGCCGAGGGCGTGAAGAGCTGCCTGGCCATCCGGGACCTGGCCCGGGCGCACGGGGTGGAGATGCCGATCACCGAGCAGATCGAACGGATCTGCCACGAGGGGATGGACCCCCGGCTGGCCGTGGACGCGTTGATGAGCCGCACCGCCAAGCCGGAGTCGTACGAGTGA
- a CDS encoding RNA degradosome polyphosphate kinase — translation MSTPREHADGPPPLTDPGTLRNGRPTRGPDGRFRQPRPPEERLGADPDAAGATGLDEPLDPVEGPGPVAATDPDDEAPASEPLPEDRFLNRELSWLDFNARVLALAEDPRTPLLERAKFLAIFAGNLDEFYMVRVAGLKRRLSAGLPVRGGDRLPLRTQLELITEKAADLVARHAACFVDDVLPRLAESDVRILRWSELDDAERERLRTWFREHIFPVLTPLAVDPAHPFPYISGRSLNLAVSVRDPDGGSELFARVKVPNNVPRFVRVARDRPGVRFLPVEDLISVHLGQLFSGMQVVECHLFRVTRNAEVEVDEDRDEDLLQALERELARRRFGPPVRLEVAASISDHMLELLVRELDMDDHDVLRVRGLVDLSALWQVYGEADRPDLKDRPFVPATHPRLAEGEVPRSVFATLRDGDVLVHHPYHSFATSVQRFVEQAAADPNVLAIKQTLYRTSGDSPIVDALVDAAAAGKQVVVLVELKARFDEVANIGWARTLERAGCHVVYGLVGLKTHCKTALVVRQEGNQIRRYCHIGTGNYHPKTARLYEDFGMLTADPEIGADLTDLFNVLTGYSRQTAFRRLLVAPQGIRSGLIERIDREIEHVRLGMPGLVQFKVNALVDEEITDALYRASRAGVHVDLLIRGMCMLRPGVPGLSENIRVRSILGRFLEHSRIFRFGNNGDAEFWMGSADLMHRNLDRRVEALVQVSDPVARAELDHVLSSAFDPEVDAFELAADGTWHRRTGDGDAPLTHLQDLLLRRVGGRAD, via the coding sequence GTGAGCACCCCTCGCGAGCACGCCGACGGTCCACCGCCCCTCACCGACCCGGGCACCCTCCGCAACGGCCGTCCGACCCGTGGCCCGGACGGGCGGTTCCGCCAGCCCCGGCCGCCCGAGGAACGCCTCGGCGCCGACCCGGACGCGGCCGGCGCCACCGGGCTGGACGAGCCGCTCGACCCGGTCGAGGGGCCCGGTCCGGTCGCCGCGACCGACCCGGACGACGAGGCGCCGGCCAGCGAGCCGCTGCCGGAGGACCGTTTTCTCAACCGGGAGCTGTCCTGGCTCGACTTCAACGCCCGGGTGCTGGCGCTCGCCGAAGACCCCCGCACGCCGCTGCTGGAGCGGGCGAAGTTCCTGGCCATCTTCGCCGGCAACCTGGACGAGTTCTACATGGTGCGGGTGGCCGGCCTGAAGCGCCGGCTCTCCGCCGGACTGCCGGTGCGCGGCGGCGACCGGCTGCCGCTGCGCACCCAGCTCGAACTCATCACCGAGAAGGCCGCCGACCTGGTCGCCCGGCACGCCGCCTGCTTCGTCGACGACGTACTCCCCCGGCTCGCCGAGTCCGACGTGCGCATCCTGCGCTGGAGCGAGCTGGACGACGCCGAGCGGGAACGGCTGCGCACCTGGTTCCGGGAGCACATCTTCCCGGTGCTCACCCCGCTCGCGGTCGACCCGGCGCACCCGTTCCCCTACATCTCCGGCCGGTCGTTGAACCTGGCCGTCTCGGTGCGCGACCCGGACGGCGGCTCCGAGCTGTTCGCCCGGGTCAAGGTGCCGAACAACGTCCCCCGGTTCGTCCGGGTCGCCCGCGACCGCCCCGGCGTGCGGTTCCTGCCGGTGGAGGACCTCATCTCCGTCCACCTCGGCCAGCTCTTCTCCGGCATGCAGGTGGTCGAGTGCCACCTGTTCCGGGTCACCCGCAACGCCGAGGTCGAGGTCGACGAGGACCGCGACGAGGACCTGCTCCAGGCGCTGGAGCGGGAGCTGGCCCGGCGCCGGTTCGGTCCCCCGGTGCGGCTGGAGGTGGCCGCCTCCATCTCCGACCACATGCTGGAGCTGCTCGTCCGCGAGCTGGACATGGACGACCACGACGTGCTGCGGGTCCGCGGTCTGGTCGACCTCTCCGCGCTCTGGCAGGTCTACGGCGAGGCCGACCGCCCCGACCTGAAGGACCGCCCGTTCGTGCCGGCCACCCACCCGCGCCTGGCCGAGGGCGAGGTGCCGCGCAGCGTGTTCGCCACCCTGCGCGACGGCGACGTGCTGGTGCACCACCCCTACCACTCGTTCGCGACGAGCGTGCAGCGCTTCGTCGAGCAGGCCGCCGCCGACCCGAACGTGCTCGCCATCAAGCAGACGCTCTACCGCACCAGCGGCGACTCCCCGATCGTCGACGCGCTGGTCGACGCGGCCGCCGCCGGCAAGCAGGTGGTGGTGCTGGTCGAGCTGAAGGCGCGCTTCGACGAGGTGGCCAACATCGGTTGGGCGCGCACCCTGGAACGGGCCGGCTGCCACGTGGTCTACGGCCTGGTGGGTCTCAAGACGCACTGCAAGACCGCGCTGGTGGTGCGGCAGGAGGGCAACCAGATCCGGCGCTACTGCCACATCGGCACCGGCAACTACCACCCGAAGACCGCCCGGCTCTACGAGGACTTCGGCATGCTCACCGCCGACCCGGAGATCGGCGCGGACCTGACCGACCTGTTCAACGTCCTCACCGGCTACAGCCGGCAGACCGCCTTCCGGCGGCTGCTGGTCGCGCCGCAGGGCATCCGCAGCGGCCTGATCGAGCGGATCGACCGGGAGATCGAGCACGTCCGGCTGGGCATGCCGGGGCTGGTGCAGTTCAAGGTGAACGCGCTCGTCGACGAGGAGATCACCGACGCGCTCTACCGGGCCTCCCGGGCCGGGGTGCACGTCGACCTGCTGATCCGGGGCATGTGCATGCTGCGCCCCGGCGTTCCGGGGCTGTCGGAGAACATCCGGGTCCGGTCCATCCTCGGCCGGTTCCTGGAGCACTCCCGGATCTTCCGGTTCGGCAACAACGGCGACGCCGAGTTCTGGATGGGCTCGGCCGACCTGATGCACCGCAACCTGGACCGCCGGGTGGAGGCGCTGGTGCAGGTGAGCGACCCGGTGGCC